The nucleotide sequence TACCACCTGCCGGATTGCGACGGGCTGGAAGCCCTGAGGCTGGCGCAGGAGCGCGCGCCCCAGGCGACGTTCATCATCGTGACCGGCAGCAACAACGAGGAGACCGCCGTCAGGTGCATGACGGCGGGCGCGGCCGACTACGTGCTGAAGAGCCACATCAGCCGGATCACCGCCGCCATCCAAGGCGCCCTTGAGAAAAGACAGGCCGAAGTGAAACTGAGACAGAGTGAGGAACTGTTCCGGTTAATCACGGACAACGTCACGGACCTGATTGCGATCCTCGATCCGCGGGGTAACCGGCTTTACAACAGTGCGTCGTACAAAGAGATCCTCGGAGACCCGCAGTCCTTGCGGGGCACGAGTTCCTTCAAGGAGATCCATCCTGAAGATGTTGCGCGGATCAAACAGGTTTTTGAAGAAACGGTGCGCACGGGCACGGGAACCCGCGGCGAATACCGTTTCCTTCGTCACGATGGAAGCATTCGGTACATCGAATCCCAGGGCAGTGTTATTCACGACGAGCAGGGGAAGGTGGACAAGGTGCTCGTTGTTTCGCGTGATGTTACCGAACGCAAGCGCGCCGAAGAGGAATTGCGGCAAAGCGAGAAGCGTTTTCGCGCGCTCATCGAGAACAGTTCCGATGGCATTGTGCTTTTGGATCCGGCAGGGATGGTCCTTTATGCGGGGCCGTCGACCGAACGAATCATCGGTCATCGCAATGAAGAATTCGTGGGAACCCGGCTCTTTGATTTGATTCACGCGGAAGATGCTGAGCGGACCATAAGTCTGGTCAATGCGCTGGCTCTAAAGGCCGGGCACACGGCGCGGTTGGAGTGCCGGTTCCGTCATCGCGACGGTTCGTGGCGGTGGACCGAGGGTGCGGCCAAAAACCTTCTGACCGAACCGGGCGTCCACGCGATTGTCATCAATTATCGCGATATCACCGAACGCAAGACCGCCGAGGCGGAGATCCAAAAGCTGGCCGCCTTTCCTCTTTACAGTCCGAATCCAGTGTTTGAACTGTCAGCGGACGGCAAACTCACCTATTTCAACGACGCCGCTCAACAGGTTGCGCGCCTCCTGGGAAAAAGCAACCCGCGTGAGATTTTGCCGCCGCGCATGAAGGACATCATCGATTCCTGCCTCGGCACCGGCAAGAGCACGACGGGGATGGAAACCACCATGGATGGAAGGACGATATCATGGTCTTTTTTTCCGATCCTGGTCAGTCAAGTCGTGCAATGTTACGCGTTTGACATCACCGAACGACTCACGCTGGAGGCGCAATTGCGGCAATCGCAAAAAATGGAGTCGGTGGGACAGCTCGCGGCAGGAGTGGCGCACGATTTCAACAACATCCTAACCATCATTCAGGGCCACGCGGAGTTGTTGCTCGCCGAAACGCCCGCTTCGCCCCAGATGACCGAAGCGCTCAAACAAATCTCAC is from Candidatus Angelobacter sp. and encodes:
- a CDS encoding PAS domain S-box protein; amino-acid sequence: MTDKLRILILEDEANDADLILKELQRNKDNFDARHVSTRADYLAGLDDFRPDVILSDYHLPDCDGLEALRLAQERAPQATFIIVTGSNNEETAVRCMTAGAADYVLKSHISRITAAIQGALEKRQAEVKLRQSEELFRLITDNVTDLIAILDPRGNRLYNSASYKEILGDPQSLRGTSSFKEIHPEDVARIKQVFEETVRTGTGTRGEYRFLRHDGSIRYIESQGSVIHDEQGKVDKVLVVSRDVTERKRAEEELRQSEKRFRALIENSSDGIVLLDPAGMVLYAGPSTERIIGHRNEEFVGTRLFDLIHAEDAERTISLVNALALKAGHTARLECRFRHRDGSWRWTEGAAKNLLTEPGVHAIVINYRDITERKTAEAEIQKLAAFPLYSPNPVFELSADGKLTYFNDAAQQVARLLGKSNPREILPPRMKDIIDSCLGTGKSTTGMETTMDGRTISWSFFPILVSQVVQCYAFDITERLTLEAQLRQSQKMESVGQLAAGVAHDFNNILTIIQGHAELLLAETPASPQMTEALKQISHAAARAANLTRQLLTFSRRQVMQPKVVDLNEAVGNVTKMLNRLLGEQITLQCNYAANLAPVLADVGMIEQLLMNLSVNARDAMPKGGQLIISTFAAEIDEGYVRDHPEARAGNFVCLGVSDTGTGMDEGTLGRIFEPFFTTKEVGKGTGLGLATVYGIAKLHNGWTEVESRVGMGSTFTVFLPAGKADTAAAAGSLEKPVSRGGHETILVVEDETALRGLMRGVLQHYGYHVLEAATANDALKVWEKSGPQIDLMLTDMVLPGGVDGGDLAREVQKQKPGLRVVFTSGYSVELGGEEAGLREGFNFLQKPFQPLTLARTVRRCLDGAV